One Mycolicibacterium fluoranthenivorans DNA window includes the following coding sequences:
- the glgA gene encoding glycogen synthase — translation MRVAMMTREYPPEVYGGAGVHVTELVTQLRHLCEVDVHCMGAPRDTAIVAQPDPALTSANAALSTLSADLVMANNAGLPGQAATVVHSHTWYTGMAGHLAALLHGVPHVLTAHSLEPLRPWKAEQLGGGYRVSSWVEKTAIEAADAVIAVSSGMRNDVLATYPALDPSRVHVVRNGIDTTVWYPVASVGSGSAGAPDPEGSVLAELGVDLSKPIVAFVGRITRQKGVAHLVAAAHDFAPDVQLVLCAGAPDTPEIAAEISTAVQELAAGRTGVFWVREMLPIGKIREILSAASVFVCPSVYEPLGIVNLEAMACATAVVASDVGGIPEVVADHRTGLLVHYDPQDTAFFERRLADAVNTLVADPKRAREYGAAGRQRCIEEFSWAHIAEQTLEIYRKVQR, via the coding sequence ATGCGCGTGGCGATGATGACACGGGAGTATCCACCTGAGGTGTACGGCGGCGCCGGCGTACACGTCACCGAACTCGTCACCCAACTCAGGCACCTGTGCGAGGTCGATGTGCACTGCATGGGTGCACCACGCGACACCGCCATCGTGGCGCAGCCCGACCCGGCGCTCACGTCGGCCAATGCCGCGCTGTCGACGCTGTCGGCGGATCTGGTGATGGCGAACAACGCCGGCCTACCCGGACAGGCTGCGACGGTCGTGCATTCGCACACCTGGTACACCGGGATGGCCGGGCATCTGGCCGCGCTGCTGCACGGCGTCCCGCACGTGCTGACGGCGCACTCGCTGGAACCGTTGCGACCGTGGAAGGCCGAACAGCTCGGGGGCGGCTACCGGGTGTCGTCCTGGGTGGAGAAGACCGCGATCGAGGCCGCCGACGCGGTGATCGCCGTCAGCTCCGGGATGCGTAACGATGTGCTGGCCACCTACCCGGCGCTGGATCCCAGCCGGGTGCATGTGGTGCGCAACGGGATCGACACGACGGTCTGGTACCCGGTCGCGAGCGTAGGGAGCGGTTCCGCCGGAGCGCCCGACCCGGAGGGGTCGGTGCTGGCCGAACTCGGCGTCGACCTGTCCAAGCCGATCGTCGCGTTCGTCGGCCGCATCACCCGGCAGAAGGGCGTCGCCCATCTGGTCGCCGCGGCCCACGACTTCGCCCCGGACGTGCAACTGGTGTTATGTGCCGGTGCGCCGGACACGCCGGAGATCGCCGCCGAGATCAGTACCGCTGTCCAGGAACTCGCCGCCGGCCGCACCGGGGTGTTCTGGGTACGCGAGATGCTGCCGATCGGCAAGATCCGCGAAATACTGTCCGCGGCATCGGTTTTTGTCTGCCCGTCGGTGTACGAGCCACTGGGCATCGTGAACCTCGAAGCGATGGCGTGTGCGACGGCCGTGGTGGCCTCCGATGTGGGCGGCATCCCCGAGGTGGTCGCCGACCACCGCACCGGCCTGCTGGTGCACTACGACCCGCAGGACACCGCATTCTTCGAACGGCGACTCGCCGACGCGGTCAACACCCTGGTGGCCGACCCCAAGCGGGCACGCGAGTATGGCGCCGCGGGACGGCAGCGGTGTATCGAGGAGTTCTCCTGGGCTCACATCGCCGAGCAGACCCTGGAGATCTACCGCAAGGTGCAGCGCTGA
- a CDS encoding DUF3117 domain-containing protein — protein MAAMKPRTGDGPLEATKEGRGIVMRVPLEGGGRLVVELTPDEAAALGDELKGVTS, from the coding sequence ATGGCGGCGATGAAGCCCCGGACCGGTGACGGTCCACTGGAAGCGACCAAAGAGGGGCGCGGCATCGTGATGCGAGTACCACTGGAGGGCGGTGGACGACTTGTCGTCGAACTCACCCCGGATGAGGCCGCCGCCCTGGGCGACGAACTCAAAGGCGTGACGAGCTAG
- a CDS encoding DNA-3-methyladenine glycosylase I, with translation MSDLPHEDGRIRCGWAPTDSKPDSVLYREYHDTEWGQPVRDSAALFERVSLEAFQSGLSWLVILRKRDNFRRAFKKFDVAKVARFTERDVERLLTDEGIVRNRAKIEATIANARAVADLDIELADLLWSFAPESRTRPADMSSVPAVTPESKAMAKELKRRGFRFVGPTTAYALMQATGMVDDHIASCWVSTAT, from the coding sequence ATGAGCGATCTGCCCCACGAGGACGGGCGCATCCGGTGTGGCTGGGCGCCAACGGATTCCAAGCCCGACTCGGTGCTCTATCGCGAGTATCACGACACCGAATGGGGGCAGCCGGTACGTGATTCGGCCGCGCTGTTCGAGAGGGTCAGCTTGGAGGCCTTCCAAAGTGGGCTGTCCTGGCTGGTCATCTTGCGCAAGCGGGACAACTTCCGCCGAGCGTTCAAGAAGTTCGACGTGGCGAAGGTGGCGCGCTTCACCGAACGCGATGTCGAGCGTCTGCTGACCGACGAGGGCATCGTGCGTAACCGAGCCAAAATCGAGGCGACCATCGCCAACGCCCGGGCGGTCGCCGACCTCGATATCGAGTTGGCCGATCTGCTGTGGTCGTTTGCGCCGGAGTCGCGCACGAGGCCCGCGGATATGTCCTCGGTGCCCGCCGTCACCCCCGAGTCCAAGGCAATGGCCAAGGAACTCAAGCGCCGCGGGTTCCGGTTCGTCGGGCCGACGACGGCCTACGCACTGATGCAGGCGACCGGCATGGTGGACGACCATATCGCCTCCTGCTGGGTGTCCACAGCCACCTGA
- a CDS encoding DivIVA domain-containing protein: MTLILLYLVVLVLVGVVLFALGSVLFGRGESLPPLPRGTTATVLPASGVTGADVDAVKLTQTFRGYKTSEVDWVLERLGAELDLVRGELAAVRAAHGIAEEREPAEHEAAHARAEES; encoded by the coding sequence GTGACCCTGATCCTGCTGTACCTGGTCGTGCTCGTCCTCGTCGGCGTGGTGTTGTTTGCCCTGGGCAGTGTGCTGTTCGGTCGCGGTGAATCGCTGCCGCCGCTTCCGCGGGGCACCACCGCGACCGTGCTGCCGGCGTCGGGGGTGACCGGCGCCGACGTCGACGCGGTCAAGCTGACACAGACCTTCCGTGGCTACAAGACCAGTGAGGTCGACTGGGTGCTCGAGCGGTTGGGTGCCGAACTCGATCTGGTGCGCGGCGAATTGGCCGCGGTCCGGGCCGCGCATGGGATCGCCGAGGAGCGCGAACCTGCCGAGCATGAGGCGGCGCACGCCCGCGCCGAGGAATCATGA
- a CDS encoding glucosyl-3-phosphoglycerate synthase: MTLTPDLATGITGHQWLTDHSWSRPMWTIAELEAAKAGRTVSVVLPALNEEDTVGSVVETIAPLLGGLIDELIVLDSGSTDDTEIRAVAAGARVISRETALPEVEPQPGKGEVLWRSLAAATGDIIAFVDSDLIDPDPMFVPKLLGPLLTADGVHLVKGFYRRPLKVSGAEDANGGGRVTELVARPLLAALRPELTCLLQPLGGEYAGTRELLTSVPFAPGYGVEIGLLVDTYDKLGLDAIAQVNLGVRTHRNRPLTELAAMSRQVIATLLSRCGIPDSGVGLTQFFADGDDYTARTSSVSLEDRPPMNTLRP; the protein is encoded by the coding sequence ATGACCTTGACGCCCGACCTGGCCACCGGAATCACCGGCCACCAATGGCTCACCGATCACAGCTGGAGTCGACCCATGTGGACGATTGCCGAACTGGAGGCCGCCAAAGCCGGCCGCACGGTCTCGGTGGTGCTACCGGCTCTGAACGAGGAGGACACCGTCGGCTCGGTGGTCGAAACCATCGCGCCGCTGTTGGGCGGGTTGATCGACGAGCTGATCGTGCTGGACTCCGGGTCCACCGACGACACCGAGATCCGGGCCGTTGCGGCAGGAGCGCGGGTGATCAGCCGGGAAACCGCGCTGCCGGAGGTCGAACCGCAGCCGGGCAAGGGTGAGGTGTTGTGGCGCTCGCTGGCCGCTGCCACCGGCGACATCATCGCGTTCGTCGACTCCGACCTGATCGATCCCGACCCGATGTTCGTGCCCAAGCTGCTGGGGCCACTGCTCACCGCCGACGGGGTGCACCTGGTCAAGGGCTTCTACCGGCGCCCCCTCAAGGTCAGCGGCGCCGAGGACGCCAACGGCGGTGGCCGTGTCACCGAGCTGGTCGCCCGGCCGCTGCTGGCCGCGTTGCGCCCGGAGCTGACGTGCCTGCTGCAGCCACTGGGCGGCGAATACGCCGGCACCCGCGAACTGCTGACCTCGGTGCCGTTCGCGCCGGGCTACGGGGTGGAGATCGGCCTGCTGGTCGACACTTACGACAAACTGGGCCTGGACGCCATCGCCCAGGTCAATCTGGGGGTGCGCACACACCGCAACCGCCCGCTCACCGAGCTCGCCGCGATGAGCCGGCAGGTGATCGCCACCCTGTTGTCGCGCTGCGGCATCCCCGACTCAGGTGTGGGGCTGACCCAGTTCTTCGCCGACGGCGACGACTACACGGCGCGCACGTCCTCGGTGTCCCTGGAGGACAGGCCGCCGATGAACACGCTGCGACCCTGA
- the folP gene encoding dihydropteroate synthase — protein MIMAIVNRTPDSFYDRGATFDDQAAKDAVHRVIADGADVIDVGGVKAGPGSTVDADEEIARVVPFIEWLRGAYPNQLISVDTWRASVAKQACAAGADLINDTWAGADPGLPEVAAEFGAGLVCSHTGGATPRTRPFRVNYGISERGVVDAVIAEVTAAAEHAVAVGVAKDAILIDPTHDFGKNTYHGLSLLRQVKDLVNTGWPVLMALSNKDFVGETLGVGLTERLEGTLAATALAAADGAAMFRVHEVGPTRRVLEMVASIKGERPPTRTVRGLA, from the coding sequence ATGATCATGGCCATCGTCAACCGCACCCCAGACTCCTTCTACGACCGCGGGGCCACCTTCGACGACCAGGCGGCGAAAGACGCGGTGCATCGCGTCATCGCCGACGGCGCCGACGTCATCGACGTGGGTGGGGTGAAAGCGGGCCCCGGCAGCACCGTCGACGCCGACGAGGAGATCGCCCGCGTCGTGCCGTTCATCGAATGGCTGCGTGGCGCGTACCCGAATCAACTGATCAGCGTCGACACCTGGCGGGCCAGTGTGGCCAAGCAGGCCTGCGCGGCCGGAGCCGACCTCATCAACGACACCTGGGCCGGGGCGGACCCCGGCCTGCCGGAGGTTGCCGCGGAGTTCGGGGCGGGGCTGGTCTGCTCACACACCGGCGGCGCAACGCCGCGAACCAGGCCGTTCCGGGTGAACTACGGCATCAGTGAGCGCGGCGTGGTGGACGCGGTGATCGCCGAGGTGACGGCGGCGGCCGAACACGCGGTGGCGGTCGGCGTCGCAAAAGACGCGATTCTGATCGATCCGACGCACGATTTCGGCAAAAACACTTACCACGGCCTTAGTTTGTTGCGTCAGGTAAAAGATCTTGTAAATACGGGATGGCCGGTCCTGATGGCCCTGAGTAACAAGGATTTTGTCGGGGAGACTCTGGGTGTGGGCCTCACAGAGCGCCTGGAGGGCACACTGGCAGCGACCGCCCTGGCGGCCGCCGACGGTGCCGCGATGTTCCGGGTGCATGAGGTGGGACCCACTCGGCGCGTACTGGAAATGGTCGCGTCGATCAAAGGGGAGCGTCCACCGACGCGGACCGTGAGGGGACTGGCATGA